A stretch of the Myripristis murdjan chromosome 24, fMyrMur1.1, whole genome shotgun sequence genome encodes the following:
- the LOC115356546 gene encoding ankyrin repeat and SOCS box protein 2-like has protein sequence MIRLEEVSVPPLAPPPAPAPPPTCDWQQKMKVGSLGKRPTSDATRSYSFTRSDGRHCVTWRRYDGSFYVTMETEEPAEPLLAAVRGGASGRLRQLMTMMKMTGGDVMKTNCLGWTLLHEAAAGGQAECVDVLVEGERGGVVVVGGQCLTWETAEPQMIDRRTLKGQTPLLLAVLADHPSCVRRLLRRGADPNIPDRDGETPLHKACEAESPELVSMLLGFGAAVQRRCLQAWTALHEAASRDQRQICRLLLGAGADVDAANIYGITPLFVAAQSGHHKALSFLLSNGADINRQAADGATPLYEACKNGHDSMVALLLSHQADANKATTSGFLPIHIAAQRGHDGIVGVLLSVTSRLLVRRLGVSPLHVAAEHDQVETLQVLIRAGFDVNTPLSAERSALYRDGRRSALFFSVVNNSCEAASALLRAGADPGLDPVSPLLVAAGRGAAAMVRLLAEHGADVNADTPGRPTAFPPLLLLCMKNTSMLRLLLDRGCDAAACFQCEHRADTHLAAKHLSPDQPGIQFCDVLSSLAPGGCAEPVLRVLLDYVENVRLCSRLTELLDAQGWTHIKDRAKAPRSLKHLSRLQIRRQLGVRRLSLMETLPLPRCLVTYLNHLEHLD, from the exons ATGATCCGGCTGGAGGAAGTGAGCGTGCCAcccctggccccgccccctgcacCGGCCCCGCCCCCTACATGTGATTGGCAG cagaaaatgaaagtggGTTCTCTGGGGAAACGGCCGACTTCAGACGCCACCAGGAGCTACAGCTTCACCCGGAGCGATGGCCGGCATTGCGTCACCTGGAGACGATACGATGGCTCTTTCtatgttaccatggaaactgaaGA GCCGGCGGAGCCGCTGCTCGCCGCCGTCAGGGGCGGAGCCTCGGGCCGGCTGAGGCAgttgatgacgatgatgaagatgacggGAGGCGACGTGATGAAGACAAACTGCCTGGGATGGACGCTGCTACATGAAGCGGCCGCCGGCGGGCAGGCGGAGTGTGTCGACGTCTTAGTGGAAGGTGAacggggtggggtggtggtggttggggggCAGTGTCTCACCTGGGAGACAG CTGAGCCACAGATGATTGACAGGAGGACGCTGAAGGGTCAGACTCCTCTCCTACTGGCCGTCCTGGCCGATCATCCCTCCTGCGTTCGCCGCTTGCTCCGCCGCGGAGCTGACCCCAACATCCCCGACCGGGACGGGGAGACACCCCTCCACAAGG CCTGTGAAGCAGAGAGCCCGGAGCTCGTGTCCATGCTGCTGGGTTTCGGAGCGGCGGTGCAGCGGCGATGCCTTCAGGCCTGGACCGCTCTTCATGAAGCCGCCAGTCGTGACCAGCGGCAGATCTGCCGGCTGCTGCTGGGAGCCGGAGCCGACGTCGACGCCGCCAACATCTACGGCATCACGCCTCTGTTTGTGGCGGCACAGAGCGGACACCACAAGGCTCTCAGCTTCCTCCTCAGCAATG GAGCTGATATCAACCGGCAGGCTGCTGATGGAGCCACGCCCCTCTATGAAGCCTGTAAGAATGGCCACGACAGCATGGTggcgctgctgctgtcacaccaAGCGGACGCCAACAAAGCCACAACGTCTGGATTCCTGCCCATCCACATCGCCGCTCAGAGGGGGCATGATGG caTTGTGGGTGTGTTGCTGTCCGTCACCAGCAGGTTGTTGGTTCGTCGTCTGGGTGTCAGTCCTCTTCATGTCGCTGCAGAACACGACCAGGTAGAAACTCTGCAGGTTTTGATCCGGGCGGGCTTCGATGTCAACACGCCGCTGTCGGCCGAACGCTCCGCCCTGTACCGCGACGGCCGCCGCAGCGCGCTCTTCTTCTCTGTCGTCAATAACAGCTGTGAGGCAGCCAGCGCCCTCCTGCGGGCCGGGGCCGACCCCGGCCTCGACCCCGTCAGCCCCCTGCTGGTCGCGGCCGGGCGGGGCGCCGCCGCCATGGTGCGTCTGTTAGCGGAGCACGGCGCCGACGTGAACGCTGACACCCCCGGACGTCCCACCGCCTTCCcccccctgctgctgctctgcatgaAGAACACCTCCATGCTGAGGCTCCTGCTGGACCGCGGCTGTGACGCCGCCGCCTGTTTCCAGTGTGAGCACAGAGCCGACACCCACCTTGCCGCCAAACACCTGAGCCCAGACCAGCCAGGAATACAG TTCTGTGACGTTCTCTCCAGTCTGGCGCCGGGTGGCTGTGCAGAACCCGTCCTCCGTGTTCTCTTGGACTACGTGGAGAATGTGCGGCTGTGCTCCAGACTGACGGAGCTGCTGGACGCTCAGGGCTGGACGCACATCAAGGACAGAGCCA AGGCTCCTCGCAGTCTGAAGCATCTGTCCAGACTTCAGATTCGACGGCAGCTCGGTGTCCGACGCCTCAGCCTCATGGAGACTCTGCCTCTGCCACGCTGCCTCGTCACCTACCTGAACCACCTGGAGCACCTGGACTGA
- the asb2a.1 gene encoding ankyrin repeat and SOCS box protein 2 — MATARVSLPRSAGSAGSDGPVTPGLDLEDYSLYSNLSDDELIQLAIERSLTENQGSAPPAEHLTGSPRAPHPPAANYNSQNPPAAHFSSQNPPAAHSSSQNPPAAHSSSQNPPAAHSSSQNPPAANSSSQNPPAAHSSSQNPPAVHYSSHNPPPGMSSWHFSSHNPPSEKPPDLKDFKGTVSRFMTGYGKRMVAYRSVDGTLVHICPETEEKEEPLFEAIKSGDASRVKALAGLTSTNLMMPSKPGWLALHQAAFYGQEACLRVLLAAKPGMINKKTGKDQTALLIAVSRDHVGCATALLQDGADPDLMNKDGETPLYKACERDNPEMVALLLNHGAAVNMHCVLGWTALQEAVCRNNIEICEMLVRAGAKLSLANNYGIMPLFTAAQSGQLEALRFLLKHGADINSQATDGATALYEATKNGHVEIVEFLLSQNADANKPGKTGLLPLHIAAQRGTDIIVSLLIPATSKARVRRSGISPLHLAAEHNRDEVLEVLIEAGFDINAKLSEQRSMMYEDRRSTALYFAVFNNNIEAARMLLEAGADPNLDIFNPLLVAVRQGCIETVTLLVEHGANVNAYIPTYPATFPATMMFCMKYLSMLKYLLDNGCDALSCFTCRYGSGPHPPVKSSRSGRQDLRYTERGLIESTGDSIQFCDVISTPSICRWAGPIIDVLLDYVGHVKLCSRLLEHLESYPDWHDIKDKAAPPRSLMQLCRLKIHQLLGVQRLKHLHTLPLPGGLIRFLQHNEGSVDLC, encoded by the exons ATGGCAACAGCCCGAGTCTCCCTGCCTCGTTCTGCCGGTTCTGCCGGTTCTGATGGTCCCGTGACGCCCGGCCTGGACCTGGAGGACTATTCTCTCTACAGTaacctgtctgatgatgagctgaTCCAGCTCGCCATCGAGCGCAGTCTGACCGAAAACCAGGGCTCCGCCCCTCCTGCTGAGCACCTCACAGGCAGCCCGAGAGCGCCCCACCCCCCTGCCGCAAACTACAACTCCCAGAATCCCCCTGCTGCACACTTCAGCTCCCAGAATCCCCCTGCCGCACACTCCAGCTCCCAGAATCCCCCTGCCGCACACTCCAGCTCCCAGAATCCCCCTGCCGCACACTCCAGCTCCCAGAATCCCCCTGCCGCAAACTCCAGCTCCCAGAATCCCCCTGCCGCACACTCCAGCTCCCAGAATCCTCCTGCTGTACACTACAGCTCCCATAATCCTCCTCCAGGCATGAGCAGCTGGCACTTCAGTTCCCACAATCCTCCGAGTGAAAAGCCTCCTGACCT GAAGGACTTCAAAGGGACGGTCAGTCGCTTCATGACTGGTTATGGGAAACGCATGGTGGCGTATCGCAGCGTCGACGGGACTCTGGTCCACATCTGCCCAGAAACTGAAGA GAAGGAGGAGCCTCTGTTCGAGGCAATAAAGTCGGGCGATGCCAGCAGGGTGAAGGCCCTGGCCGGCCTGACCAGCACCAACCTGATGATGCCCAGCAAACCCGGCTGGCTGGCACTGCACCAGGCCGCCTTCTACGGCCAGGAGGCCTGCCTGCGTGTCCTGCTGGCAG CCAAACCGGGGATGATCAATAAGAAAACCGGGAAGGACCAGACGGCGCTGCTCATCGCCGTCAGCAGGGATCACGTGGGCTGCGCCACCGCGCTGCTGCAGGACGGCGCTGACCCCGACCTGATGAACAAAGACGGCGAGACGCCGCTGTACAAAG CATGTGAGCGGGACAATCCGGAGATGGTGGCCCTGCTGCTGAACCACGGAGCCGCCGTGAACATGCACTGCGTCCTGGGCTGGACAGCGCTGCAGGAGGCCGTGTGCCGCAACAACATCGAGATCTGTGAGATGCTGGTGAGGGCCGGTGCCAAGCTAAGTCTCGCCAACAATTATGGAATCATGCCGCTGTTCACTGCAGCTCAGAGCGGCCAGCTGGAGGCGCTGCGCTTCCTCCTCAAACATG gtgcaGACATTAACAGCCAGGCCACCGACGGGGCCACAGCTCTCTATGAAGCTACTAAAAATGGACACGTGGAGATCGTGGAGTTCCTTCTCTCCCAGAACGCCGACGCCAACAAACCTGGCAAGACGGGATTATTGCCACTTCACATCGCCGCCCAGCGAGGAACTGATAT AATCGTGTCTCTTCTGATCCCGGCGACCAGCAAGGCCCGGGTCAGGCGGAGCGGCATCAGCCCCCTCCACCTGGCTGCCGAGCACAACCGGGACGAGGTGCTGGAGGTTCTGATTGAGGCGGGTTTCGACATCAACGCCAAGCTATCCGAGCAGCGCTCCATGATGTATGAAGACCGCAGGAGCACGGCGCTCTACTTTGCCGTCTTCAACAACAACATTGAAGCCGCCAGGATGCTGCTGGAGGCCGGCGCCGACCCCAACCTGGACATCTTCAACCCGCTGCTGGTGGCGGTGAGGCAGGGCTGCATCGAGACCGTCACCCTGCTGGTGGAGCACGGCGCCAACGTCAACGCCTACATCCCCACCTATCCCGCCACCTTCCCGGCCACCATGATGTTCTGCATGAAGTACCTGAGCATGCTCAAGTACCTGCTGGACAACGGCTGCGACGCCCTGTCCTGCTTCACCTGCAGGTACGGCAGCGGCCCGCACCCACCCGTCAAAAGCAGCCGCTCGGGGAGGCAGGACCTGCGCTACACAGAGAGAGGCCTGATAGAATCCACCGGCGACAGCAttcag TTCTGTGACGTGATCTCCACGCCCAGTATCTGTCGGTGGGCGGGGCCAATCATCGACGTCCTGCTGGACTACGTTGGTCATGTGAAGCTGTGCTCCAGGCTGCTGGAGCACCTGGAGAGCTACCCTGACTGGCACGACATCAAGGACAAAGCAG CTCCGCCGCGGTCGCTGATGCAGTTGTGCAGGCTGAAGATCCACCAGCTGCTGGGAGTCCAGCGTCTCAAACATCTGCACACCTTGCCGCTTCCTGGAGGCCTGATCCGGTTCCTCCAACACAACGAAGGCTCTGTGGACTTGTGCTGA